The Mus musculus strain C57BL/6J chromosome 2, GRCm38.p6 C57BL/6J genome has a window encoding:
- the Gid8 gene encoding glucose-induced degradation protein 8 homolog, which yields MSYAEKPDEITKDEWMEKLNNLHVQRADMNRLIMNYLVTEGFKEAAEKFRMESGIEPSVDLETLDERIKIREMILKGQIQEAIALINSLHPELLDTNRYLYFHLQQQHLIELIRQRETEAALEFAQTQLAEQGEESRECLTEMERTLALLAFDSPEESPFGDLLHMMQRQKVWSEVNQAVLDYENRESTPKLAKLLKLLLWAQNELDQKKVKYPKMTDLSKGVIEEPK from the exons ATGAGTTATGCAGAAAAGCCGGATGAAATAACCAAAGATGAATGGATGGAAAAGCTCAATAACTTGCATGTTCAACGAGCAGACATGAACCGACTCATCATGAACTACCTAGTCACAG AGGGCTTTAAGGAAGCAGCAGAGAAATTTCGGATGGAGTCTGGGATCGAACCAAGTGTGGACCTAGAAACACTTGATGAGCGAATCAAGATTCGGGAGATGATTCTGAAGGGTCAGATCCAGGAGGCCATTGCCTTGATCAACAGCCTCCACCCAGAGCTCCTAGACACAAACCGGTATCTTTACTTCCACCTTCAG CAACAACACTTGATTGAGCTTATCCGTCAGCGTGAGACAGAAGCAGCATTGGAGTTTGCCCAGACACAACTGGCAGAGCAGGGTGAGGAAAGCCGAGAATGCCTCACAGAGATGGAGCGCACACTGGCCTTGCTGGCCTTCGATAGCCCTGAGGAGTCGCCTTTTGGAGACCTCCTTCACATGATGCAGAGGCAAAAG GTATGGAGTGAAGTTAACCAGGCTGTTCTGGATTATGAGAATCGAGAGTCCACACCCAAGCTGGCAAAATTACTGAAACTGCTACTTTGGGCTCAGAATGAGCTAGACCAGAAGAAAGTAAAATATCCCAAAATGACAGACCTCAGCAAAGGTGTGATTGAGGAGCCCAAGTAG